The following proteins are encoded in a genomic region of Dasypus novemcinctus isolate mDasNov1 chromosome 21, mDasNov1.1.hap2, whole genome shotgun sequence:
- the TMEM94 gene encoding transmembrane protein 94 isoform X7 has protein sequence MDLKEKLPGERPVALGLSTGKALSILKEQLEAVLEGHLREQKKRLTWKEMWRSSFLHHSSRGSCFHWPGASLMLLAVLLLLGCHGSQPAGSHGVELVNASALFLLLLLNLVLVGRQSRLKRQEVERRLRGIIDQIQDALRHGKEIHWPSAMYPDLHMPFAPSWSLHWAYRDGHLVNLPVSLLVEGDIIALRPGQESFASLRGIKDDEHIVLEPGDLFPPFSPPPSPRGEVKKGPQSPQQHRLFRVLETPVIDSVRWCLAMALSRPVTALDNERFTVQSVMLHYAVPVVLAAFLITNALRLMFHAPGVTSWQYTLLQLQVNGVLPILPLLFPVVWVLATACGEARVLAQMSKASPSSLLAKFSEDTLSSYTEVVSPQEMLRCIWGHFLRVIQGTSPTLSHSSSLLHSLGSVTVLCCVDKQGILSWPNPSPETVLFFSGKVEPPHSSHEDLTDDLSTRSFCHPEVEEEECGSSPSDGPKPPEPHSHHKSHGRSKHLSGSNVSFSRDTEGGEDEPRKPGTEGEAYEAEDFVCDCHLEMLSLSQDQQNPSCIQFDDSNWQLHLTSLKPLGLNVLLNLCDASVTERLCRFSDHLCNVALQESHSAARPVHVPWGLCELARLIGFTPGAKELFKQENHLALYRLPSAETVKETSLGRLSCVTKRRPPLSHMISLFIKDTTTSTEQMLSHGTADVVLEACTDFWDGADIYPLSNSDRKKVLDFYQRACLSGYCSAFAYKPMNCALSSQLNGKCIELVQAPGQGSIFTLCELPSTVPTKQNTRRSSWSSDEGIGEVLEKEDCMQALSGQIFMGMVSSQYQARLDIVRLIDGLVNACIRFVYFSLEDELKSKVFAEKMGLETGWNCHISLTPNGDMPGSEIPPSSPSHAGSLHDDLNQVSRDDTEGLLLMEEEGHSDLISFQPTDSDIPSFLEDCNRAKLPRGIHQVRPHLQNIDNVPLLVPLFTDCTPETMCEMIKIMQEYGEVTCCLGSSANLRNSCLFLQSDISIALDPLYPSRCSWETFGYATSTSMAQASDGLSPLQLAGQLNSLPCSLSFRQEETISIIRLIEQARHATYGIRKCFLFLLQCQLTLVVIQFLSCLVQLPPLLSTTDILWLSCFCYPLLSTSLLGKPPHSSIMSMATGKNLHSIPKKTQHYFLLCFLLKFSLTISSCLICFGFTLQSFCDSSGTRNLSSNCSSIMLRSIADGAPDWFEDFANGLLLAQKLTAALIVLHTVFISVTHVHRTKPLWRKSPLTNVWWAVTVPVVLLGQVVQTAVDLQLWTHRDGRLHFGLEDVPLLTWLLGCLSLVLVVVTNEVVKLHEIRVRVRYQKRQKLQFETKLGMNSPF, from the exons ATGGACCTGAAGGAGAAGCTTCCG GGCGAGCGCCCCGTGGCCCTGGGCCTGTCCACTGGGAAGGCCCTCAGCATCCTGAAGGAGCAGCTGGAGGCGGTGCTGGAAGGACACCTGAGGGAGCAGAAGAAACGTCTCACGTGGAAG GAGATGTGGAGGAGCAGCTTCCTGCACCACAGTAGCCGCGGCTCCTGTTTCCACTGGCCGGGGGCCTCGCTCATGCTGCTGGccgtgctgctgctgctgggctgcCACGGGAGCCAGCCGGCGGGCAG CCATGGGGTGGAGCTGGTGAACGCCTCGGCGctgttcctgctgctgctgctcaaCCTCGTCCTCGTTGGGCGGCAGAGTCGACTGAAGCGCCAGGAGGTAGAGCGGAGGCTCCGGGGAATCATTGACCAAATCCAAG ATGCCCTCAGGCATGGCAAAGAGATCCACTGGCCTAGTGCCATGTACCCAGACCTCCACATGCCCTTCGCACCCTCCTGGTCCCTGCACTGGGCCTACCGAGATGGACACCTGGTCAACCTGCCAGTGAGCCTGTTGGTGGAAGGAGACATCATTGCCCTGAGGCCGGGCCAGGAGTCATTCGCCTCGCTGAGGGGCATCAAG GACGATGAGCACATTGTCTTGGAGCCAGGAGACCTGTTTCCCCCTTTCTCGCCACCTCCGTCTCCCCGGGGAGAGGTGAAGAAAGGACCCCAGAGCCCCCAGCAGCACCGGCTCTTCCGGGTCCTCGAGACCCCTGTGATTGACAGTGTCAG GTGGTGCCTGGCCATGGCCCTGTCCCGCCCGGTCACTGCGCTGGACAATGAGCGGTTCACCGTGCAGTCAGTGATGCTGCACTACGCCGTGCCCGTGGTCCTG GCCGCCTTCCTCATCACCAACGCCCTGCGCCTCATGTTCCACGCCCCCGGGGTCACCTCCTGGCAGTACACTCTGCTCCAGCTACAG GTGAACGGCGTCCTGCCCATCCTCCCCCTGCTCTTCCCAGTCGTCTGGGTTCTGGCAACGGCCTGCGGAGAAGCCCGCGTCCTGGCCCAGATGAGCAAGGCCTCGCCCAGCTCCCTG CTGGCCAAGTTTTCGGAGGACACCCTCAGTAGCTACACAGAAGTCGTCTCCCCTCAG GAAATGCTACGCTGCATATGGGGCCACTTCCTGAGGGTGATCCAGGGGACGTCGCCAACGCTGAGCCACAGTTCCAGCCTCCTGCACAGCCTGGGCTCCGTCACG GTGCTGTGCTGTGTGGACAAACAGGGGATCCTGTCATGGCCCAATCCCAGCCCAGAGACGGTGCTGTTCTTCAGTGGGAAGGTGGAGCCCCCGCACAGCAGCCACGAGGACCTCACAGATGACCTCTCCACCCGCTCCTTCTGCCACCCCGAGGTAGAGGAGGAG GAGTGCGGCAGCTCGCCCAGCGACGGCCCCAAGCCCCCCGAGCCCCACTCTCACCACAAATCACACGGCCGCAGCAAACACCTGTCGGGCTCCAACGTGAGCTTCAGCCGGGACACCGAGGGTGGCGAAGACGAACCCCGCAAG CCCGGGACAGAGGGCGAGGCCTACGAGGCAGAGGACTTCGTGTGTGACTGCCACCTGGAGATGCTGAGCCTGTCCCAGGACCAGCAGAACCCTTCCTGCATCCAGTTCGATGACTCCAACTGGCAGCTCCACCTCACCTCCCTCAAGCCCCTGGGCCTCAACGTGCTGCTGAACCTGTGTGACGCCAGCGTCACCGAGCGGCTCTGCCGGTTCTCTGACCACCTGTGCAACGTCGCCCTGCAGGAGAGCCACAGCGCCGCGCGGCCCGTGCACGTGCCCTGGGGCCTCTGCGAGCTCGCCCGCCTCATCG GCTTCACTCCTGGGGCCAAGGAGCTCTTCAAGCAGGAGAACCATCTGGCTCTGTACCGCCTCCCCAGCGCCGAGACGGTGAAGGAGACCTCGCTGGGGAGGCTCTCCTGTGTCACCAAGCGGAGACCCCCCCTCAGCCACATGATCAGCCTCTTCATCAAGGACACTACCACCA GCACAGAACAGATGCTGTCCCACGGCACCGCCGACGTGGTCTTGGAGGCGTGCACTGACTTCTGGGACGGAGCGGACATCTACCCTCTCTCCAATTCTGACCG GAAGAAAGTGCTGGATTTCTACCAGCGAGCCTGCTTGTCTGGTTACTGCTCTGCCTTTGCCTACAAACCCATGAACTGCGCGCTGTCCTCTCAGCTCAATGGCAAATGCATCGAGCTGGTGCAGGCGCCAGGCCAGGGCAGCATCTTCACCCTGTGCGAGCTGCCCAGCACTGTCCCCACCAAGCAGAACACCCGCCGCAGCAGCTGGAGCTCGGACG AAGGGATTGGGGAGGTGCTGGAGAAGGAGGACTGCATGCAGGCCCTGAGCGGCCAGATCTTCATGGGCATGGTGTCATCCCAGTACCAGGCCCGGCTGGACATCGTGCGCCTCATCGACGGGCTGGTCAATGCCTGCATCCGCTTCGTCTACTTCTCTTTGGAGGACGAGCTCAAAAGCAAG GTGTTTGCCGAAAAGATGGGCCTGGAGACGGGCTGGAATTGCCACATCTCCCTCACGCCCAACGGCGACATGCCTGGCTCCGAAATCCCACCCTCCAGCCCCAGCCACGCGGGCTCCCTGCACGATGACCTCAACCAGG TGTCCCGAGATGACACGGAAGGGCTCCTTCTAATGGAGGAGGAGGGTCACTCCGACCTCATTAGCTTCCAGCCGACAGACAGCGACATCCCCAGCTTCTTGGAGGACTGTAACCGG GCCAAGCTGCCCCGGGGAATTCACCAGGTGCGGCCCCACCTGCAAAACATTGACAACGTGCCCCTGCTCGTGCCCCTTTTCACTGACTGTACCCCCGAGA CCATGTGTGAGATGATTAAGATCATGCAGGAGTACGGAGAGGTGACCTGCTGCCTGGGCAGCTCGGCCAACCTGCGGAACAGCTGCCTCTTCCTCCAGAGCGACATCAG CATTGCCCTGGACCCCCTGTACCCCTCCCGTTGCTCCTGGGAGACCTTCGGCTACGCCACCAGCACCAGCATGGCCCAGGCCTCCGACGGCCTTTCTCCCCTGCAGCTCGCGGGGCAGCTCAACAGCCTGCCCTGCTCCCTAAGCTTTCGCCAGGAGGAGACCATCAGCATCATCCGGCTCATTGAGCAG GCTCGGCACGCCACCTACGGCATCCGTAAGTGCTTCCTCTTCCTGCTGCAGTGCCAGTTGACCCTCGTGGTCATCCAG TTCCTTTCTTGCCTGGTCCAGCTGCCACCACTTCTGAGCACCACCGACATCCTGTGGCTGTCCTGCTTCTGCTACCCCCTGCTCAG CACCTCCCTGCTGGGGAAGCCGCCCCACAGCTCCATCATGTCTATGGCTACAGGGAAGAACCTGCACTCCATTCCTAAGAAG ACCCAGCACTACTTCCTGCTCTGCTTCTTGCTCAAATTCAGCCTCACCATCAGCTCGTGCCTCATCTGCTTCGGCTTCACCCTGCAGAGCTTCTGCGACAGCTCTGGGACCCGCAACCTCAGCAGCAACTGCTCCTCCATCATGCTGCGCAG CATTGCTGACGGGGCTCCAGACTGGTTCGAGGACTTTGCCAATGGGCTTCTGCTGGCCCAGAAGCTGACCGCTGCCCTCATCGTCCTGCACACTG TGTTCATCTCCGTCACCCACGTGCATCGCACCAAGCCGCTGTGGAGGAAGAGCCCCCTGACCAATGTCTGGTGGGCCGTGACCGTGCCTGTGGT GCTGCTGGGCCAGGTGGTCCAGACGGCAGTGGACCTGCAGCTGTGGACACACAGGGACGGCCGCCTGCACTTTGGCCTGGAGGATGTACCTCTGCTGACGTGGCTGCTGGGCTGCCTTTCCCTCGTGCTGGTGGTGGTCACCAACGAGGTCGTGAAGCTACATGAGATTCG GGTCCGTGTCCGCTACCAGAAGCGACAGAAGCTGCAGTTTGAAACTAAACTGGGCATGAACTCTCCCTTCTGA
- the TMEM94 gene encoding transmembrane protein 94 isoform X4, with protein MDLKEKLPGERPVALGLSTGKALSILKEQLEAVLEGHLREQKKRLTWKEMWRSSFLHHSSRGSCFHWPGASLMLLAVLLLLGCHGSQPAGSHGVELVNASALFLLLLLNLVLVGRQSRLKRQEVERRLRGIIDQIQDALRHGKEIHWPSAMYPDLHMPFAPSWSLHWAYRDGHLVNLPVSLLVEGDIIALRPGQESFASLRGIKDDEHIVLEPGDLFPPFSPPPSPRGEVKKGPQSPQQHRLFRVLETPVIDSVRWCLAMALSRPVTALDNERFTVQSVMLHYAVPVVLAAFLITNALRLMFHAPGVTSWQYTLLQLQVNGVLPILPLLFPVVWVLATACGEARVLAQMSKASPSSLLAKFSEDTLSSYTEVVSPQEMLRCIWGHFLRVIQGTSPTLSHSSSLLHSLGSVTVLCCVDKQGILSWPNPSPETVLFFSGKVEPPHSSHEDLTDDLSTRSFCHPEVEEEPHERDALLAGSLNNTLHLSNEQECGSSPSDGPKPPEPHSHHKSHGRSKHLSGSNVSFSRDTEGGEDEPRKPGTEGEAYEAEDFVCDCHLEMLSLSQDQQNPSCIQFDDSNWQLHLTSLKPLGLNVLLNLCDASVTERLCRFSDHLCNVALQESHSAARPVHVPWGLCELARLIGFTPGAKELFKQENHLALYRLPSAETVKETSLGRLSCVTKRRPPLSHMISLFIKDTTTSTEQMLSHGTADVVLEACTDFWDGADIYPLSNSDRKKVLDFYQRACLSGYCSAFAYKPMNCALSSQLNGKCIELVQAPGQGSIFTLCELPSTVPTKQNTRRSSWSSDEGIGEVLEKEDCMQALSGQIFMGMVSSQYQARLDIVRLIDGLVNACIRFVYFSLEDELKSKVFAEKMGLETGWNCHISLTPNGDMPGSEIPPSSPSHAGSLHDDLNQVSRDDTEGLLLMEEEGHSDLISFQPTDSDIPSFLEDCNRAKLPRGIHQVRPHLQNIDNVPLLVPLFTDCTPETMCEMIKIMQEYGEVTCCLGSSANLRNSCLFLQSDISIALDPLYPSRCSWETFGYATSTSMAQASDGLSPLQLAGQLNSLPCSLSFRQEETISIIRLIEQARHATYGIRKCFLFLLQCQLTLVVIQFLSCLVQLPPLLSTTDILWLSCFCYPLLSTSLLGKPPHSSIMSMATGKNLHSIPKKTQHYFLLCFLLKFSLTISSCLICFGFTLQSFCDSSGTRNLSSNCSSIMLRSIADGAPDWFEDFANGLLLAQKLTAALIVLHTVFISVTHVHRTKPLWRKSPLTNVWWAVTVPVVLLGQVVQTAVDLQLWTHRDGRLHFGLEDVPLLTWLLGCLSLVLVVVTNEVVKLHEIRVRVRYQKRQKLQFETKLGMNSPF; from the exons ATGGACCTGAAGGAGAAGCTTCCG GGCGAGCGCCCCGTGGCCCTGGGCCTGTCCACTGGGAAGGCCCTCAGCATCCTGAAGGAGCAGCTGGAGGCGGTGCTGGAAGGACACCTGAGGGAGCAGAAGAAACGTCTCACGTGGAAG GAGATGTGGAGGAGCAGCTTCCTGCACCACAGTAGCCGCGGCTCCTGTTTCCACTGGCCGGGGGCCTCGCTCATGCTGCTGGccgtgctgctgctgctgggctgcCACGGGAGCCAGCCGGCGGGCAG CCATGGGGTGGAGCTGGTGAACGCCTCGGCGctgttcctgctgctgctgctcaaCCTCGTCCTCGTTGGGCGGCAGAGTCGACTGAAGCGCCAGGAGGTAGAGCGGAGGCTCCGGGGAATCATTGACCAAATCCAAG ATGCCCTCAGGCATGGCAAAGAGATCCACTGGCCTAGTGCCATGTACCCAGACCTCCACATGCCCTTCGCACCCTCCTGGTCCCTGCACTGGGCCTACCGAGATGGACACCTGGTCAACCTGCCAGTGAGCCTGTTGGTGGAAGGAGACATCATTGCCCTGAGGCCGGGCCAGGAGTCATTCGCCTCGCTGAGGGGCATCAAG GACGATGAGCACATTGTCTTGGAGCCAGGAGACCTGTTTCCCCCTTTCTCGCCACCTCCGTCTCCCCGGGGAGAGGTGAAGAAAGGACCCCAGAGCCCCCAGCAGCACCGGCTCTTCCGGGTCCTCGAGACCCCTGTGATTGACAGTGTCAG GTGGTGCCTGGCCATGGCCCTGTCCCGCCCGGTCACTGCGCTGGACAATGAGCGGTTCACCGTGCAGTCAGTGATGCTGCACTACGCCGTGCCCGTGGTCCTG GCCGCCTTCCTCATCACCAACGCCCTGCGCCTCATGTTCCACGCCCCCGGGGTCACCTCCTGGCAGTACACTCTGCTCCAGCTACAG GTGAACGGCGTCCTGCCCATCCTCCCCCTGCTCTTCCCAGTCGTCTGGGTTCTGGCAACGGCCTGCGGAGAAGCCCGCGTCCTGGCCCAGATGAGCAAGGCCTCGCCCAGCTCCCTG CTGGCCAAGTTTTCGGAGGACACCCTCAGTAGCTACACAGAAGTCGTCTCCCCTCAG GAAATGCTACGCTGCATATGGGGCCACTTCCTGAGGGTGATCCAGGGGACGTCGCCAACGCTGAGCCACAGTTCCAGCCTCCTGCACAGCCTGGGCTCCGTCACG GTGCTGTGCTGTGTGGACAAACAGGGGATCCTGTCATGGCCCAATCCCAGCCCAGAGACGGTGCTGTTCTTCAGTGGGAAGGTGGAGCCCCCGCACAGCAGCCACGAGGACCTCACAGATGACCTCTCCACCCGCTCCTTCTGCCACCCCGAGGTAGAGGAGGAG CCCCATGAACGAGACgccctcctggctggctcactgAACAACACCCTGCACCTCTCCAACGAGCAGGAGTGCGGCAGCTCGCCCAGCGACGGCCCCAAGCCCCCCGAGCCCCACTCTCACCACAAATCACACGGCCGCAGCAAACACCTGTCGGGCTCCAACGTGAGCTTCAGCCGGGACACCGAGGGTGGCGAAGACGAACCCCGCAAG CCCGGGACAGAGGGCGAGGCCTACGAGGCAGAGGACTTCGTGTGTGACTGCCACCTGGAGATGCTGAGCCTGTCCCAGGACCAGCAGAACCCTTCCTGCATCCAGTTCGATGACTCCAACTGGCAGCTCCACCTCACCTCCCTCAAGCCCCTGGGCCTCAACGTGCTGCTGAACCTGTGTGACGCCAGCGTCACCGAGCGGCTCTGCCGGTTCTCTGACCACCTGTGCAACGTCGCCCTGCAGGAGAGCCACAGCGCCGCGCGGCCCGTGCACGTGCCCTGGGGCCTCTGCGAGCTCGCCCGCCTCATCG GCTTCACTCCTGGGGCCAAGGAGCTCTTCAAGCAGGAGAACCATCTGGCTCTGTACCGCCTCCCCAGCGCCGAGACGGTGAAGGAGACCTCGCTGGGGAGGCTCTCCTGTGTCACCAAGCGGAGACCCCCCCTCAGCCACATGATCAGCCTCTTCATCAAGGACACTACCACCA GCACAGAACAGATGCTGTCCCACGGCACCGCCGACGTGGTCTTGGAGGCGTGCACTGACTTCTGGGACGGAGCGGACATCTACCCTCTCTCCAATTCTGACCG GAAGAAAGTGCTGGATTTCTACCAGCGAGCCTGCTTGTCTGGTTACTGCTCTGCCTTTGCCTACAAACCCATGAACTGCGCGCTGTCCTCTCAGCTCAATGGCAAATGCATCGAGCTGGTGCAGGCGCCAGGCCAGGGCAGCATCTTCACCCTGTGCGAGCTGCCCAGCACTGTCCCCACCAAGCAGAACACCCGCCGCAGCAGCTGGAGCTCGGACG AAGGGATTGGGGAGGTGCTGGAGAAGGAGGACTGCATGCAGGCCCTGAGCGGCCAGATCTTCATGGGCATGGTGTCATCCCAGTACCAGGCCCGGCTGGACATCGTGCGCCTCATCGACGGGCTGGTCAATGCCTGCATCCGCTTCGTCTACTTCTCTTTGGAGGACGAGCTCAAAAGCAAG GTGTTTGCCGAAAAGATGGGCCTGGAGACGGGCTGGAATTGCCACATCTCCCTCACGCCCAACGGCGACATGCCTGGCTCCGAAATCCCACCCTCCAGCCCCAGCCACGCGGGCTCCCTGCACGATGACCTCAACCAGG TGTCCCGAGATGACACGGAAGGGCTCCTTCTAATGGAGGAGGAGGGTCACTCCGACCTCATTAGCTTCCAGCCGACAGACAGCGACATCCCCAGCTTCTTGGAGGACTGTAACCGG GCCAAGCTGCCCCGGGGAATTCACCAGGTGCGGCCCCACCTGCAAAACATTGACAACGTGCCCCTGCTCGTGCCCCTTTTCACTGACTGTACCCCCGAGA CCATGTGTGAGATGATTAAGATCATGCAGGAGTACGGAGAGGTGACCTGCTGCCTGGGCAGCTCGGCCAACCTGCGGAACAGCTGCCTCTTCCTCCAGAGCGACATCAG CATTGCCCTGGACCCCCTGTACCCCTCCCGTTGCTCCTGGGAGACCTTCGGCTACGCCACCAGCACCAGCATGGCCCAGGCCTCCGACGGCCTTTCTCCCCTGCAGCTCGCGGGGCAGCTCAACAGCCTGCCCTGCTCCCTAAGCTTTCGCCAGGAGGAGACCATCAGCATCATCCGGCTCATTGAGCAG GCTCGGCACGCCACCTACGGCATCCGTAAGTGCTTCCTCTTCCTGCTGCAGTGCCAGTTGACCCTCGTGGTCATCCAG TTCCTTTCTTGCCTGGTCCAGCTGCCACCACTTCTGAGCACCACCGACATCCTGTGGCTGTCCTGCTTCTGCTACCCCCTGCTCAG CACCTCCCTGCTGGGGAAGCCGCCCCACAGCTCCATCATGTCTATGGCTACAGGGAAGAACCTGCACTCCATTCCTAAGAAG ACCCAGCACTACTTCCTGCTCTGCTTCTTGCTCAAATTCAGCCTCACCATCAGCTCGTGCCTCATCTGCTTCGGCTTCACCCTGCAGAGCTTCTGCGACAGCTCTGGGACCCGCAACCTCAGCAGCAACTGCTCCTCCATCATGCTGCGCAG CATTGCTGACGGGGCTCCAGACTGGTTCGAGGACTTTGCCAATGGGCTTCTGCTGGCCCAGAAGCTGACCGCTGCCCTCATCGTCCTGCACACTG TGTTCATCTCCGTCACCCACGTGCATCGCACCAAGCCGCTGTGGAGGAAGAGCCCCCTGACCAATGTCTGGTGGGCCGTGACCGTGCCTGTGGT GCTGCTGGGCCAGGTGGTCCAGACGGCAGTGGACCTGCAGCTGTGGACACACAGGGACGGCCGCCTGCACTTTGGCCTGGAGGATGTACCTCTGCTGACGTGGCTGCTGGGCTGCCTTTCCCTCGTGCTGGTGGTGGTCACCAACGAGGTCGTGAAGCTACATGAGATTCG GGTCCGTGTCCGCTACCAGAAGCGACAGAAGCTGCAGTTTGAAACTAAACTGGGCATGAACTCTCCCTTCTGA